The Alkalibacter saccharofermentans DSM 14828 DNA segment AAGGGGCGAAAAAATTGATATCAATAACATAAACGACTAATAGGCAGTAAAGACATTACGGGTGTGTCATAGCACCCGTATTTCTCAGTGCTATGATTAATTATTAATCCATGTGTTTAGTAGAAGAGAATTTGATTAATATGTCAACGCCACGAATAATTTACCTATATGGAGGGTTGGAAAACCTTGATTGCTTTACAGCTGATTACTGGGGAATATTAGCCATTATTGCCGGAAACATATTTGTATTTCTGGGTAAGAATGATAAAGGTGATAAGATCATTAAAAGTCATTCATTTTAAATATAGATTCAAGGAGGAGATATTCAATGATTTATTCACATGAAGTCGAAAATATGTGCAGTGTTGCAAAAGGCCCTAAGCATGGCCCCGCAGCAATCCCTGAGGAGGGGAAATGGGTAAAGGCTAAGGTGGATTGCCGATTGGTGCAGGCTTGGAAGACCTTGGCAAGGGGATGAGATCACAGGTTGCTACCATGTATGGCACAAAAGTTAAAGGTACCCGCTACTTGGAAATGGCAGAGGGATATGTCACCAGCATGGGGCTGGATGAAAACAGCACCTTTATTTCAGAGGATAGCTGGCTGTTTATAGCACGGATGAAAGAAGAAGTTTATCAGAGTAAACAGAAAGTTGTAATTAAAGTTGAATGATGGGATAATAAGGATATAGTTTAAAACTGTTAATGCAGGGGGAAAAATATTAATCGATTTTTACACCAAGAAATAGGGTTTCATTGTTTTGATGTATACGAAGAGACTATAAATTTCTGAAGGTGAAAAAGATGTAGAGAGGAGAAAAATTATGATGAGATCATTAATCAAACGAGCGAATGAAAACAAACAGGCTAGTTTACTTAAGATCATATTTATAATGGTTCTTATTCTAGTTGCGGTGTATTTTGTACATTTAACAGGTGGTACAAAAAAGGTCTACGTACACTTACTGTATGTTCCTATAATACTATCCTCACTTTTCTGGGGTTCTTTTGGCGGTTTGACCGTAGGCATGGTCTCAGGTTTATCGGTTGGACCATTAATGCCACTTGATGTATCCAGTGGCATTATGCAAGATCCTGTAAATTGGATTTCCCGTATGCTTGCCTTCTCTCTGATTGGTCTTTTTACAGGGCACATGCTTGACTGGATAAATCAATTAAATAGGGAAGCACAAGACAGGAACTTATCAAGCCCTTTTTATGATCTTCCGAATACAACGAAGCTTATTTTTGACATTGAAAGCAGCATAGACTCAGAGGAACATTTCAAAATTATATCCATCAAGCTAACAAATCTGGATGGCATCGAAAAATATGTTGATAGTGAACTGGTATTTGATCTAGTCAAAAATTTAGCAAAACAGCTAGAGCATAGCTGTGGCAGAAAAGCAGTGTATTCTTATGGGAAAGATGAGTTGATTTTATTAGTATTTGATGATTGTGTTGAAGATTACGAAGAAAAAATCAATCGAGTCTTGAAACATTATTCTACGTTCCCAATTTCACTTGCCGGATATGACATAAGGGTATCGCTTAAAGTGGGGATTTATGAGTATCGTGGTGAAGATATTTCCCCAACTGAAATATATAATAAAGCCCGGATCGCTCACGAGCAAGGTGAGCATAGAGAATCAGGCGTTTATTATTACGATGTCAGCTTAGAAAATAAAAGAAGAGAGATGCACGATATCACTGGAGCATTGCTTGAATCTATCCGAAAAGATGAGTTGTTTTTGATGTACCAGCCCAAAATTGATATTGTAAACAATAAAATTTCTGGTGTAGAAGCATTAGTAAGATGGAATAGAAACGGAAATAATTTTATAGGACCTGATATGTTTATTCCTATCGCAGAAGAGATTGGGTTTATTAAGGAGATTTCAAAGTTTGTTTTTGAAAATGCAACGACACAGATGGAAATGTGGAAAAACAGAGGAATTGATATAAAATGTGCTATTAACGCATCCGCAAAGGAATTAATAGACAAAGATTTTATTAATTGGGGACAGGAAACAATAACCAGCAAAAATGTCGATAGATCTGACATCGA contains these protein-coding regions:
- a CDS encoding EAL domain-containing protein, producing the protein MMRSLIKRANENKQASLLKIIFIMVLILVAVYFVHLTGGTKKVYVHLLYVPIILSSLFWGSFGGLTVGMVSGLSVGPLMPLDVSSGIMQDPVNWISRMLAFSLIGLFTGHMLDWINQLNREAQDRNLSSPFYDLPNTTKLIFDIESSIDSEEHFKIISIKLTNLDGIEKYVDSELVFDLVKNLAKQLEHSCGRKAVYSYGKDELILLVFDDCVEDYEEKINRVLKHYSTFPISLAGYDIRVSLKVGIYEYRGEDISPTEIYNKARIAHEQGEHRESGVYYYDVSLENKRREMHDITGALLESIRKDELFLMYQPKIDIVNNKISGVEALVRWNRNGNNFIGPDMFIPIAEEIGFIKEISKFVFENATTQMEMWKNRGIDIKCAINASAKELIDKDFINWGQETITSKNVDRSDIEIEITERAIAYNDKKMIKTMNYLKERGYQISIDDFGTGYNSLMSLGEIPFDILKIDKYFIDRIDRIQIRELVKLFIEYSHTFGKIVIAEGVETEKQL